GCTCCTCGACGAGCCCACCAACCACCTCGACGCGGAAAGCGTGGCGTGGCTGGAGCATCACCTCGAGCGCTTCCCGGGCACCGTGGTGGCGATCACGCACGATCGCTACTTCCTCGACAACGTGGCCAAGTGGATCCTCGAGCTCGATCGCGGCAAGGGCGTGCCGTACGAGGGGAACTACAGCGGCTGGCTCGAGCAGAAGCAGCAGCGCCTGGCCCTCGAAGAGAAGCAGGCGAGCGCCCGGCAGAAGACGCTGCAGCGCGAGCTCGAGTGGGTGCGCATGGCGCCGCGCGCGCGGCAGGCCAAGAACAAGGCCCGCCTGCAGGCGTACGAGGAGCTGGCCAGCGAAGCGCAGAACGACCGCGTCATGCAGAACGAAATCATCATTCCGCCGGCGCCCCGCCTCGGCAATGATGTCGTGAAGGCCACCGGGCTGCGGAAGGCGTATGGCGACAAGCTGCTCTTCGAAGATCTCAACTTCGACCTGCCGCGGGCCGGCATCGTGGGCATCATCGGCCCGAACGGTGCCGGTAAGACCACGCTCTTCCGCATGATCAACGGGCTCGAAACGCCCGACGGCGGGGAGCTCAAGATCGGCCCCACGGTGAGCATCTCCTATCAGGACCAGCACCGCACGCTCGAAGGGAAGCGCACGCTGTGGGAAGAGATCTCGGGCGGCAAGGAGAGCATTCTCTTTGGCAAGCGCGAGATCAACAGCCGCGCGTACGCCGCCAGCTTCAACTTCAAGGGCGCGGATCAGCAGAAGCTCGTGGCGAACCTGTCGGGTGGTGAGCGCAACCGCCTGCATCTCGCCAAGACCGTCATGCAGGGCGGCAACCTGCTGCTGCTCGACGAACCGACGAACGATCTCGACGTCGATACGCTGCGCGCGCTCGAAGAAGCGGTGCTCGACTTCTCCGGTTGCGCGGTGATCATCTCCCACGATCGCTGGTTCCTCGATCGCGTGGCGACGCACATCCTCGCCTTCGAAGGCGACTCGGAAGTGGTGTGGTTCGAGGGCAACTACGGCGCGTATATCGAAGATCTGAAGCGCCGGAAGGGGCCGGATGCGGACCAGCCGCATCGGATCAAGTACAAGAAGCTGGTGCGGTAAGCACGGTTCGGAGACGCGTGGGCAGCGCCTCAACCGCACCCGTCATCCTCTCGCGGAGCGTCTGGTGGCCAAGTACACCCTCAACGTGAACGGTGCGTCCCGGTCGGTCGATGTTGAACCCGACACCCCGCTGCTGTGGGTGCTGCGCGATTCGCTCGACTTGCCGGCCACCAAGTTTGGCTGCGGCATTGCCCAGTGCGGGGCGTGTACGGTGCATCTGAACGGCGTGCCGACGCGCTCGTGCCGGACGGCGGTCTCGACCGTTGGCGCGGCAACGGTGACCACGATTGAGGGCATTGATACGCCCCAGGCTCGCGCGTTGCAGGACGCCTGGTGCGAACTCGATGTGCCGCAGTGCGGCTACTGTCAGGGCGGGCAGATCCTGGCGGCCGCCGCGCTGCTCAAGACGAATCCGCATCCCACGGATGCGGACATCGATGCCGCGATGGCGCGCAATCTCTGCCGCTGCGCGTCGTACACGCGCATTCGCGCGGGCATCAAGCGCGCCGCCGAGTTGGCGGCGGCGACCACCTCGACCGGTGGGAAGCGCTGATGACACCCGACCCGAATCTCAACCGGCGGCAGTTCCTCAAGATCAGTGCGCTGGCCGGCGGTGGCCTGCTGGTCGCGAGCGCGTGGGATGCCACGGAGCACGTTGCTGCCGCGCAGGCGGAACCAACCGCCGGCCTCGCGCCGATCGCGGACTTTGCGCCCAACGTATTCGTGAGCATCGCGCCGAGCGGCGCCGTCACGCTGATCGCGCCGAACAGCGAGATGGGGCAGGGGATCAAGACGTCGTTGCCCATGATCATCGCCGAAGAGCTCGATGTGAAATGGGAGCAGGTCACGGTGGTGCAGGGCGATCTGAATCCGGCCTACGGGCGGCAGTTCAGCGTGGGGAGCGGGTCGACCGTGTCGAACTACGTCGCGATGCGCCGGGCCGGTGCAGCGGCACGGGCCATGCTCGTAGAGGCGGCGGCGCAGCAGTGGGGGGTGAGCGCCAGCGAGTGCAGCACGGCCAACGGCGTGGTGACGCACGGACCCTCGAAGCGCACGGCGACGTACGGTGAGCTCGCCACCAAGGCCGCGACGCTCCCCGTGCCGGCGAACGTCACGCTCAAGGATCCCGCCACCTTCACGCTGCTCGGTACGCGCGTTCCCGGCGTGGACAACCGCAAGATCGTGAAGGGCGCGCCGCTCTTCGGTATCGACGTGAAGCTGCCCGGCATGCTCTACGCCACGTACACCAAGTGCCCGGTGTTCGGCGGCGAAGTGGGCACCGCAAACCTCGACGAGGTGAAGACCAAGCCGGGCGTGCGTGATGCGTTCGTGCTCAGTGGCATTGCCGGGCTCCCGTCAGGCGTCGCGATCGTGGCTGATTCCACCTGGAACGCGTTCAGCGCCACGAAGGCCCTGAAGGTGCAGTGGAACGAAGGCGCGCAGGTCTCGCAAAGCAGCGCCGATATGGCCACGCAGGCGCAAACGCTGGCGAATGCCAACGCGCCGACGGCGCTGCCAGCGGGCGCCAAGGTCGTGGAAGCGGTCTATCACTATCCCTTCCTCGCGCACGCCACACTCGAACCGCAGAACTGCACCGCGTGGTTCAAAGATGGCGTCATGGAGATGTGGACGCCCACGCAAATCCCTGCCTCGGGCCAGGGGCTGGTGACGCAGGGGCTCGGACTCTCGGCGAAGGATGTGAAGGTGCACA
The Gemmatimonadaceae bacterium DNA segment above includes these coding regions:
- the ettA gene encoding energy-dependent translational throttle protein EttA produces the protein MAPQFIYVMKGLRKVVPPSRIILDDIWLSFYPGAKIGVLGPNGAGKSSLLRIMAGIDQEFQGEAWAHKGTRIGYLPQEPELDASLDVRGNVELAVKAQRDALNEYNEISLKFAEPDADFDALMERQGKLQEYIDQHDLWNLDNKIDVAMDALRLPPGDWAVTNLSGGEKRRVALCKILLEEPDMLLLDEPTNHLDAESVAWLEHHLERFPGTVVAITHDRYFLDNVAKWILELDRGKGVPYEGNYSGWLEQKQQRLALEEKQASARQKTLQRELEWVRMAPRARQAKNKARLQAYEELASEAQNDRVMQNEIIIPPAPRLGNDVVKATGLRKAYGDKLLFEDLNFDLPRAGIVGIIGPNGAGKTTLFRMINGLETPDGGELKIGPTVSISYQDQHRTLEGKRTLWEEISGGKESILFGKREINSRAYAASFNFKGADQQKLVANLSGGERNRLHLAKTVMQGGNLLLLDEPTNDLDVDTLRALEEAVLDFSGCAVIISHDRWFLDRVATHILAFEGDSEVVWFEGNYGAYIEDLKRRKGPDADQPHRIKYKKLVR
- a CDS encoding (2Fe-2S)-binding protein produces the protein MRTSRIGSSTRSWCGKHGSETRGQRLNRTRHPLAERLVAKYTLNVNGASRSVDVEPDTPLLWVLRDSLDLPATKFGCGIAQCGACTVHLNGVPTRSCRTAVSTVGAATVTTIEGIDTPQARALQDAWCELDVPQCGYCQGGQILAAAALLKTNPHPTDADIDAAMARNLCRCASYTRIRAGIKRAAELAAATTSTGGKR
- a CDS encoding molybdopterin-dependent oxidoreductase codes for the protein MTPDPNLNRRQFLKISALAGGGLLVASAWDATEHVAAAQAEPTAGLAPIADFAPNVFVSIAPSGAVTLIAPNSEMGQGIKTSLPMIIAEELDVKWEQVTVVQGDLNPAYGRQFSVGSGSTVSNYVAMRRAGAAARAMLVEAAAQQWGVSASECSTANGVVTHGPSKRTATYGELATKAATLPVPANVTLKDPATFTLLGTRVPGVDNRKIVKGAPLFGIDVKLPGMLYATYTKCPVFGGEVGTANLDEVKTKPGVRDAFVLSGIAGLPSGVAIVADSTWNAFSATKALKVQWNEGAQVSQSSADMATQAQTLANANAPTALPAGAKVVEAVYHYPFLAHATLEPQNCTAWFKDGVMEMWTPTQIPASGQGLVTQGLGLSAKDVKVHITRLGGGFGRRGSNEFSLEAAAIAKKLAGTSIKLTWTREQDFAHDNYRSNGWHFFTAGLDSNGTVVALHDAFVKMQGGPGDMSASGFPFNAVPGAQVRSAKLRGGVPTGYWRAPGDNGNVWATECFMNELAYAAGKEPLAFTLDMLAKVPASPRFDATKMTAVLKLATEKANWGQPRPRGEGQGFAICFANNAYVAIVADVAVSPAGELKIKKLTAAVDAGTIVNLSGAEAQVQGSMLDGISAAWFQKVTIERGAAAQTNFNKYPMLRMNQAPPAVAVHFIKSSAPPTGLGEPALPAAAPAVCNAIFAATGKRIRTLPIADESLKWA